One Vigna unguiculata cultivar IT97K-499-35 chromosome 11, ASM411807v1, whole genome shotgun sequence DNA window includes the following coding sequences:
- the LOC114170668 gene encoding zinc protease PQQL-like gives MLIKMYAERLAIGLEKVIRTVSSETVKHFYKKCYHLCNMAIIAVGDLSDTQLVYQLFTTNLTPGEEDIKIVMQMAEEAVSAQDRDPYTAFTNRVKELHYGNSYFFRPIRKSDLQKVDPRKACEFFGTCFKDPSTFTIVIVGNIDPRTQNL, from the exons ATTGGCCTAGAGAAAGTGATTCGAACGGTTTCTTCAGAGACTGTGAAGCATTTTTACAAGAAGTGTTACCATTTATGCAATATGGCAATAATTGCAGTTGGAGATTTATCTGATACGCAG CTTGTCTATCAACTGTTTACAACAAATTTAACACCAGGTGAAGAAGATATCAAAATAGTTATGCAGATGGCTGAAGAAGCAGTATCTGCTCAAGATAGGGATCCATACACTGCTTTTACAAACCGTGTAAAAGAGCTTCACTATGGCAACTCTTATTTTTTCCGG CCTATTAGAAAAAGTGACCTACAAAAGGTTGATCCACGGAAAGCTTGTGAATTCTTCGGTACATGTTTCAAAGATCCATCAACTTTTACTATTGTGATTGTTGGAAACATTGATCCAAGAACCCAAAACTTATGA